One stretch of Caldalkalibacillus uzonensis DNA includes these proteins:
- a CDS encoding (Fe-S)-binding protein, producing the protein MSDPARQLYERVHADTNQCIQCGYCLPSCPTYTSMGKESASPRGRINLVKMAAEGKIHVTNDLAEPLDLCLGCRACEVACPVNVPYGHILEEAKEAIAQAQTAESLTWKEKGKRFVLKHVFPYYKRLQGLGYLMWFYQKSPLPFLLRKTKLLETVSEPLAWFEKALPAVENPLKKPKRGGVIPPEGQKKARVALFTGCITDTLMSRTNRLTIELLSKVGCEVVIPPQQTCCGALHAHQGTTEMAKALAKANLAAFEAVEADYYVNNAGGCGAMLREYDRLLASDEDWGLRAERFVAKVRDISELLVHFGPLPFQKKIEGVITYQDSCHLRNVQGVFQEPRELLRSIPGARFVEFTGSERCCASGGIYNLLHYDESMAILEEKMGSVQQSQAQVIVTSNPGCLLQMRLGVLKFGQPAKMRAVHLVDVLAEACGLTEKEV; encoded by the coding sequence ATGAGTGATCCAGCCCGTCAATTGTACGAACGCGTCCATGCTGACACCAACCAATGTATTCAATGCGGTTATTGCCTGCCATCCTGTCCCACATACACATCCATGGGCAAAGAGTCAGCGTCTCCCAGGGGACGAATTAATCTGGTGAAGATGGCGGCAGAAGGGAAGATTCACGTCACCAACGATTTGGCCGAGCCCCTGGATTTGTGTCTCGGCTGCCGGGCCTGTGAAGTGGCTTGTCCTGTCAATGTTCCCTACGGTCATATTCTAGAGGAAGCCAAAGAGGCAATCGCCCAGGCACAGACGGCTGAGTCTTTGACATGGAAAGAAAAAGGGAAACGGTTTGTGTTGAAGCATGTGTTTCCTTATTACAAACGTTTGCAAGGACTAGGCTATTTGATGTGGTTTTATCAAAAATCGCCCTTACCTTTTCTATTAAGAAAAACGAAGTTGTTGGAAACAGTGTCCGAACCGTTGGCCTGGTTTGAAAAAGCCCTGCCTGCAGTCGAAAATCCCTTAAAAAAACCCAAACGGGGAGGAGTGATTCCGCCTGAAGGCCAGAAAAAAGCCCGGGTAGCTTTGTTTACCGGATGTATCACCGATACCCTCATGTCCCGGACCAACCGGCTGACCATTGAGTTGTTGAGCAAGGTGGGTTGTGAAGTGGTCATTCCTCCTCAACAGACCTGTTGTGGTGCACTCCATGCTCACCAGGGAACGACGGAAATGGCCAAGGCGTTGGCCAAAGCCAATTTGGCCGCCTTTGAGGCCGTGGAAGCCGATTATTATGTGAACAATGCCGGTGGATGCGGGGCCATGTTGAGGGAATATGACCGTCTGTTGGCGTCCGACGAAGACTGGGGGCTGCGGGCGGAACGGTTTGTGGCCAAGGTCAGAGATATCAGCGAACTTTTGGTCCATTTTGGTCCCCTCCCATTTCAAAAAAAGATAGAAGGGGTTATCACCTATCAAGATTCCTGCCATTTACGCAACGTCCAAGGCGTGTTCCAAGAACCCAGGGAGCTGCTCAGGTCCATCCCCGGTGCTCGCTTTGTCGAGTTTACAGGCAGTGAACGCTGTTGTGCCTCAGGAGGCATTTACAACCTGTTACATTATGATGAATCGATGGCCATTTTGGAGGAGAAAATGGGCTCTGTTCAGCAGTCACAGGCTCAAGTTATTGTCACCTCCAACCCAGGCTGCTTGTTGCAGATGCGTTTAGGTGTGTTAAAGTTTGGTCAACCGGCCAAGATGAGAGCGGTCCATCTGGTAGATGTCCTGGCGGAAGCCTGCGGGTTAACGGAAAAGGAGGTATAG
- a CDS encoding ribonucleoside-diphosphate reductase subunit alpha gives MQREQKEKGWEGYDQKESLERLQKWLSQVKNRFPHLDFQEYEHKAHRWLERRSDVTDEHLLTHLVLSALERVTGEEPDWTYVAATFYLCMLYAKVIKHRGLAMDPNQPVKYPQHALYRLIHDLSEEGLYAPEMLTAYSKAEMEELAAMIDFDKDKLFTYIGIKTLADRYLLRNYDDQIMEFPQERWMIIAMYLMMGEDRHQRLKLVKEAYWALSNLYMTVATPTLSNAGKAKGQLSSCFIDTVEDSLRSIYDSNTDAATLSKNGGGLGIYLGKIRSRGSNIRRFKGKSLGVLPWMKQLNNTAVSVDQLGQRQGAIAVYLDVWHIDIFDFLDAKLNNGDERFRTHDLFTGCSIPDLFMEQVQKRGDWYLFDPHEVRQVMGWSLEDFYDEKPGRGSFREKYAACVNEPRLSKEKVPAIEVFKRILKSQLETGTPYMFYRDAANRLNPNKHAGMIYASNLCTEIMQNMSPTVVEEETTRDGKIIITKNPGDFVACNLSSINLARAVTDDVLERLIPIQVRMLDNVIDLNNIEVPQAQLTNRKYRAIGLGTFGWHHLLAMKGIRWESEEAVQYADQLYEQINYLTIKASLTLAKEKGAYQLFQGSDWQTGRYFELRGYTDGSWRNLLKDVQRYGLRNGYLLAVAPNSSTSIIAGSTAGIDPIFKREYVEEKKNYKIPVTAPDLSAETAWYYKSAYHIDQEWSIRQNAARARHIDQGISFNLYVRHDIKAKTLLHLHLAAWSSGLKSTYYVRSTAVEVEGCDSCEA, from the coding sequence ATGCAAAGAGAACAGAAAGAAAAGGGTTGGGAAGGGTATGATCAAAAAGAGAGTTTGGAACGTTTGCAGAAGTGGTTATCCCAAGTAAAAAACCGCTTCCCTCACCTTGACTTTCAGGAATATGAACACAAGGCACACCGGTGGCTGGAACGTCGTTCCGACGTGACAGACGAACATTTGCTGACTCATCTGGTATTATCTGCTTTAGAACGTGTGACTGGTGAAGAGCCAGATTGGACCTATGTGGCTGCCACTTTTTATCTGTGCATGCTTTACGCGAAGGTGATCAAACACAGGGGACTGGCCATGGATCCAAACCAGCCGGTTAAATATCCGCAACATGCCCTGTATCGGTTAATCCATGACTTGTCAGAGGAAGGTCTCTACGCCCCAGAGATGTTGACGGCCTATTCAAAAGCAGAAATGGAAGAATTAGCCGCAATGATTGATTTTGACAAGGACAAGCTCTTCACCTACATCGGGATTAAAACTTTGGCCGACCGCTATCTGCTCCGCAATTATGACGATCAAATCATGGAGTTTCCCCAAGAACGGTGGATGATCATTGCCATGTACCTGATGATGGGAGAGGACCGTCACCAGCGGCTGAAGTTGGTCAAAGAAGCTTACTGGGCCTTATCCAATCTGTACATGACTGTGGCTACGCCTACACTGAGCAATGCCGGTAAAGCAAAAGGGCAACTGAGCAGTTGCTTTATCGATACGGTGGAAGACTCTTTACGCAGCATTTATGACAGTAACACGGATGCAGCCACTTTGTCCAAAAACGGCGGAGGATTAGGCATTTATCTGGGCAAGATCCGCAGCCGGGGTTCTAACATTCGCCGCTTTAAAGGCAAGTCACTGGGTGTATTGCCCTGGATGAAACAATTGAATAACACGGCAGTCAGTGTGGATCAGCTGGGTCAGCGGCAGGGTGCTATTGCTGTCTATCTGGACGTTTGGCACATAGATATCTTTGATTTTCTGGATGCCAAGTTAAACAACGGGGACGAACGTTTCCGCACCCACGATCTGTTTACCGGCTGCTCCATACCTGATCTGTTTATGGAACAAGTGCAAAAACGGGGAGACTGGTATTTGTTTGATCCCCATGAAGTGCGCCAAGTGATGGGCTGGTCCTTGGAAGATTTCTATGACGAGAAGCCGGGCCGGGGCAGTTTCAGAGAGAAGTATGCGGCGTGCGTCAACGAGCCCCGTTTAAGCAAGGAAAAAGTCCCGGCCATCGAGGTGTTTAAACGCATTCTGAAATCCCAACTGGAAACCGGCACACCGTACATGTTTTACCGCGATGCAGCCAACCGCCTGAATCCTAATAAACATGCAGGTATGATTTACGCTAGTAACTTGTGCACAGAAATTATGCAAAACATGTCTCCCACCGTTGTAGAGGAAGAAACAACACGCGACGGCAAAATCATCATAACCAAAAACCCTGGTGATTTTGTCGCGTGCAACTTGAGCTCCATCAACCTGGCCCGGGCGGTAACAGATGATGTATTGGAACGCTTGATTCCCATCCAGGTGCGCATGTTGGACAACGTCATTGATCTTAACAATATAGAGGTGCCGCAAGCCCAGCTCACAAATCGTAAATACCGCGCGATTGGTCTGGGTACGTTTGGCTGGCATCACCTGCTGGCCATGAAGGGCATCCGCTGGGAATCCGAAGAAGCCGTTCAATATGCGGATCAGCTCTATGAACAGATCAACTACTTAACCATCAAAGCTTCCCTGACATTGGCCAAAGAAAAAGGAGCTTATCAGCTCTTTCAAGGATCAGACTGGCAAACTGGCCGGTACTTTGAACTGAGAGGCTATACGGACGGGAGCTGGAGGAACCTGCTAAAAGATGTTCAGCGGTATGGACTACGCAACGGGTACCTGCTGGCTGTAGCCCCCAATTCATCTACCAGCATTATTGCCGGCTCTACAGCAGGAATCGACCCCATCTTCAAACGGGAATATGTCGAAGAAAAGAAAAATTATAAAATTCCTGTGACGGCCCCTGATCTTTCAGCTGAGACAGCCTGGTATTACAAATCGGCCTATCACATTGACCAGGAGTGGAGCATCAGGCAAAATGCGGCCCGGGCCCGGCACATCGATCAAGGCATCTCCTTCAACTTGTATGTCCGTCATGATATTAAAGCGAAAACGTTATTACATTTGCACTTGGCCGCCTGGTCATCCGGGTTAAAATCCACCTATTACGTCCGCTCTACCGCTGTTGAAGTTGAAGGCTGTGACAGTTGCGAAGCCTAA
- a CDS encoding MmgE/PrpD family protein → MDSHHRLLVQYIQQEHLDRCGEDVVESLKGAVIDVVGAIIAGAHTEAAQIAYEMAASQWAEGPCSVMIFDRTFSSTGAAFVHAVMANALDIDDGHRLVKGHPGAVIFPAVFAAGEEQGASGRNLLTALLIGYEVGIRAGILAHQLRPEYHCTGSWGSIGAAAGVARLMRLSPSAAAHALGIAEYHGTYSPMMRGIDHPSMVKDAIGWGSLSGIAAALLAAQGFTGIPSLFSCPEAKMLLDELGEYYRIRELYYKPYACCRWAHPAVEGVRFIKEHYQLSFQQVERIVIHTFKEAACLSRRPPANTEEAQYNLAFPVAAFLVCGEVGPRQVLAELNHPAILELMDKLSVQVKPEFDQQFPAKTMSQVEIMTRDGKQMASPVMQARGDVDNPMPINELKEKFLWLTSPCLGAEHAEDLLTLLTHLEELEDIKCLSRFFSRLVQSRAQTMNK, encoded by the coding sequence ATGGATTCGCACCACCGTCTGCTTGTTCAATATATTCAACAGGAACACCTGGACCGGTGTGGGGAGGACGTTGTCGAGAGCCTGAAGGGTGCTGTGATTGACGTGGTGGGTGCCATTATCGCCGGGGCCCATACGGAAGCTGCCCAAATAGCGTACGAAATGGCCGCCAGCCAGTGGGCGGAGGGGCCTTGCTCTGTCATGATTTTCGATCGCACGTTCTCATCAACAGGGGCCGCTTTCGTTCATGCCGTTATGGCCAATGCTCTGGATATTGACGATGGGCATCGTCTGGTCAAGGGACATCCCGGAGCAGTGATATTTCCTGCTGTGTTCGCTGCAGGGGAAGAGCAAGGGGCTAGTGGAAGGAACTTGTTGACAGCTCTGTTGATCGGATATGAGGTAGGCATCAGGGCGGGCATCCTCGCTCACCAATTACGGCCGGAGTATCACTGCACAGGATCCTGGGGATCCATTGGGGCTGCGGCAGGGGTCGCCCGGCTGATGAGACTCTCTCCCTCAGCCGCCGCTCATGCCCTGGGTATCGCAGAATATCATGGCACTTATTCTCCCATGATGAGGGGGATCGATCACCCTTCCATGGTTAAGGATGCCATCGGATGGGGCAGTTTGAGCGGTATCGCTGCTGCTTTGTTAGCCGCTCAGGGATTTACCGGTATTCCGTCTCTCTTTTCCTGTCCTGAAGCCAAGATGCTGCTTGATGAATTGGGAGAATATTACCGGATCCGGGAATTGTACTATAAACCTTATGCTTGTTGTCGTTGGGCCCATCCAGCTGTCGAAGGCGTAAGATTTATCAAAGAACACTATCAGCTTTCTTTTCAGCAAGTGGAACGTATTGTTATTCACACTTTCAAGGAAGCGGCTTGCTTGTCCAGACGGCCACCTGCTAACACAGAGGAAGCCCAGTATAATCTGGCCTTTCCCGTCGCTGCCTTTCTGGTTTGTGGAGAGGTGGGGCCACGGCAGGTATTGGCAGAATTGAATCATCCGGCCATCCTGGAATTGATGGATAAGCTGAGCGTTCAGGTCAAACCGGAGTTTGACCAGCAGTTTCCGGCAAAAACCATGAGCCAGGTAGAGATTATGACAAGAGACGGGAAACAAATGGCTTCACCGGTCATGCAAGCCAGGGGAGATGTTGACAATCCAATGCCTATTAATGAGCTCAAGGAAAAATTTCTGTGGCTGACCTCTCCCTGTTTAGGTGCAGAACATGCTGAAGATCTCCTTACGCTCCTGACTCACCTGGAGGAACTGGAGGATATCAAGTGCCTAAGCAGATTTTTCTCTCGTTTGGTTCAGAGTAGGGCGCAGACAATGAATAAATAA
- a CDS encoding ribonucleotide-diphosphate reductase subunit beta, producing MNTLHKRPLYDLDAPNASTGIINGKSSNVLNWDDVRFPWAYPLYKNMLANFWTPFEINMAHDVRQYKELTTDERDAFNKIIGLLASLDSIQTDYSLRVADFLTDSSLVALMVTLSFQEVVHNQSYSYILSSVVNKQKQDEIFDYWKHDEMLKERNAFIFEGYQRFADHPTPRTFMESIVLDVVLEGLNFYSGFSFFYNLAHNQKMVSTSTMINYINRDEQLHVYLFTNIFKALLQEYPELNNQETSRFVQETFRRAAELEIKWGRYIIGDRIEGIDMDDLEAYIKFIANKRVNQLGIDRPFEGYRTNPLPWIKAYADANSIKSDFFEQKSRQYSKVSDVNGFDEL from the coding sequence ATGAATACCTTACACAAACGTCCCCTGTATGACCTTGACGCCCCTAACGCTTCGACAGGTATTATTAATGGCAAAAGCTCCAATGTCTTAAACTGGGATGATGTCCGCTTTCCTTGGGCATATCCTTTATATAAAAATATGTTGGCCAACTTCTGGACCCCTTTTGAGATCAACATGGCCCATGATGTCCGCCAATATAAAGAATTGACAACTGATGAAAGGGATGCGTTCAATAAAATCATTGGCTTGCTGGCCTCATTGGACAGCATTCAAACCGACTACTCCTTGCGCGTGGCTGATTTCCTGACCGATTCAAGCCTGGTGGCCTTAATGGTCACTCTCTCTTTTCAGGAAGTGGTTCATAATCAATCATATTCCTACATCCTCTCCAGTGTGGTCAACAAACAAAAACAAGATGAAATCTTTGACTACTGGAAGCATGATGAGATGCTGAAAGAGCGTAATGCTTTCATCTTTGAGGGGTATCAACGCTTTGCCGATCATCCCACGCCCCGGACGTTCATGGAATCCATCGTCTTGGACGTTGTCTTGGAAGGCCTTAATTTTTATTCCGGATTCAGCTTTTTCTACAATTTGGCTCATAACCAAAAAATGGTCTCTACATCGACAATGATCAATTACATCAACCGGGATGAGCAACTGCACGTCTACCTGTTCACCAATATCTTCAAAGCATTGCTCCAGGAATATCCCGAGTTGAATAACCAGGAAACGTCCCGTTTCGTCCAGGAAACGTTCCGCCGGGCGGCAGAGCTGGAGATCAAATGGGGACGTTACATCATCGGTGACCGTATTGAAGGCATCGACATGGATGATTTGGAAGCATACATCAAATTTATCGCTAACAAACGGGTGAACCAGTTGGGGATTGACCGCCCGTTTGAGGGATACCGGACAAACCCGCTGCCCTGGATCAAAGCCTATGCAGATGCCAACAGTATCAAAAGTGATTTCTTCGAGCAGAAGTCCAGACAGTACAGCAAAGTATCAGATGTCAACGGCTTTGATGAGCTATAA
- a CDS encoding alpha/beta hydrolase → MQERPIHFYSDGYKLEGTLYLPDDYQEGEKRPAIIPNSGYQGFNEFYPRLFARYLTAAGYVCLGFDYRGFAQSEGIPGRVVLDEQVEDIINAVTYLRAQPQVDPERIGLIGWGMGAANVIRVAAQDQRVKAVAALNGFYHGERWLKSVHSYVEWRKILHMVDEDRLKRVLTGQSLLADPFIHYPLDPDTDDYVQKELAPLSAFGQKTTIQFTESIIRMNAEKVVQDIAPRPLFIAHGRDNALHPVEEALSLCEKAREPKRLYLIDGKHNDFMYQDHPVFLDLVDALKAFFDDCLREHDNCKNILTC, encoded by the coding sequence ATGCAAGAACGACCGATTCATTTTTACAGCGATGGGTACAAATTGGAGGGCACCCTCTATTTACCTGATGATTATCAAGAAGGTGAGAAACGTCCCGCCATTATTCCCAATTCCGGCTACCAAGGGTTCAATGAATTTTATCCCCGTCTTTTTGCCCGTTATCTGACAGCGGCAGGGTATGTCTGCTTGGGATTTGACTACAGGGGCTTTGCCCAAAGTGAGGGGATTCCGGGACGGGTGGTACTGGACGAACAAGTGGAAGATATCATCAATGCCGTGACCTATCTTCGGGCTCAGCCGCAAGTGGATCCTGAACGGATCGGCCTGATCGGCTGGGGTATGGGGGCAGCCAATGTGATCCGTGTGGCCGCCCAGGATCAGAGGGTGAAAGCGGTCGCCGCGTTGAACGGTTTTTATCATGGGGAACGCTGGTTAAAATCGGTTCACTCGTATGTGGAATGGCGCAAAATTTTACACATGGTGGATGAAGACAGGCTCAAACGGGTTTTGACGGGTCAATCCCTTCTCGCTGATCCTTTTATTCATTATCCTCTGGATCCTGATACTGATGATTATGTTCAGAAGGAATTGGCACCGCTTTCAGCATTCGGTCAAAAAACCACTATCCAATTTACGGAATCTATCATCCGCATGAATGCTGAGAAAGTGGTTCAAGACATTGCTCCCCGTCCTCTGTTTATTGCCCATGGCAGGGATAATGCCCTGCATCCGGTGGAGGAAGCCTTATCTCTCTGTGAGAAAGCCCGGGAGCCCAAACGTTTATATCTGATTGACGGGAAGCACAACGACTTTATGTATCAGGATCATCCAGTATTTCTTGATTTGGTGGATGCCCTGAAAGCGTTTTTTGATGATTGCTTAAGAGAGCATGATAACTGTAAAAATATTTTGACCTGCTGA
- a CDS encoding FAD-binding oxidoreductase, which translates to MDAKIIEELSRIMSKERILQNVADRYSYSFDASFGEYLPDVVVQPQSTEEISQLLQLANRYKIPVYPRGAATSLSGGPLPVQGGMVLDMSQMKEKLIIDKENLLAIVSPGVITADIHQKAEEVGLYYPPDPSSSHVSTIGGNLLENSSGPKGLKYGTTKDYVIGLEVVTPTGEIMRTGGKTVKNVTGYDLTRLIVGSEGTLAVVTEAILKLIPKPPARKTMMATFKRLVDSGYAITRILQSGILPSALEMMDQYCIQAVEHYRPSGLPVEAEALIIIEVDGHPKAVEEEIHTCAEICHQHDALEVKVANNEEERQTLWQARRMVSPAISKLGPTKISEDATVPRSKIPDMMEHLRKIREKYQLNLVVFGHAGDGNLHPNILTDKRNKEEMKRVEDAIGEIFEAALALGGTLSGEHGIGTLKAPYLKRELGETGVIMMKKIKEAWDPNHILNPGKIFPQPGQNKVVLT; encoded by the coding sequence ATGGATGCCAAGATAATCGAAGAGCTGTCCCGCATTATGTCAAAGGAACGCATTCTGCAGAATGTGGCTGACCGGTACTCATACAGTTTTGATGCTTCCTTTGGCGAATATCTTCCCGATGTGGTGGTGCAGCCCCAGAGCACTGAAGAGATCAGCCAACTTCTTCAGTTGGCTAACCGGTATAAGATTCCCGTTTACCCCCGGGGGGCAGCCACCTCCTTAAGCGGTGGTCCTCTTCCGGTACAAGGGGGTATGGTCTTGGACATGTCCCAAATGAAGGAAAAATTGATCATCGACAAGGAGAATTTGTTAGCGATTGTCTCCCCGGGGGTGATCACGGCGGATATTCACCAGAAAGCCGAAGAAGTGGGGCTGTATTATCCTCCCGATCCTTCCAGTTCCCACGTGTCGACCATCGGGGGGAATCTGCTGGAAAATTCAAGTGGTCCAAAAGGGCTGAAATACGGGACGACAAAAGATTATGTCATCGGTCTGGAGGTGGTCACGCCTACAGGGGAGATCATGCGCACCGGAGGAAAGACGGTCAAGAACGTCACAGGATATGATTTAACCCGTTTGATTGTCGGTTCAGAAGGAACTTTGGCCGTGGTGACAGAGGCAATTTTAAAATTAATCCCCAAACCGCCTGCCCGAAAAACCATGATGGCCACTTTTAAGCGTTTGGTCGATTCGGGTTATGCCATCACACGTATCCTCCAATCTGGGATTTTGCCCTCTGCCCTGGAGATGATGGACCAATATTGCATTCAAGCGGTTGAACATTACCGGCCGTCCGGTTTGCCGGTGGAGGCTGAAGCCCTGATCATCATTGAAGTGGACGGACATCCTAAGGCCGTGGAGGAGGAAATCCATACATGTGCCGAGATTTGCCATCAACATGATGCTCTGGAGGTTAAGGTGGCCAACAATGAGGAGGAACGGCAAACATTGTGGCAGGCACGGAGGATGGTTTCGCCGGCGATTTCCAAGTTAGGGCCAACAAAAATTTCCGAAGATGCAACGGTACCGAGAAGTAAAATTCCCGACATGATGGAGCACTTGAGGAAGATACGTGAAAAATATCAGTTGAACTTGGTGGTTTTTGGCCATGCTGGAGACGGAAATTTGCACCCGAACATTCTCACTGACAAGAGGAACAAAGAAGAGATGAAAAGGGTGGAAGATGCGATTGGTGAAATCTTTGAGGCGGCGTTGGCCCTTGGCGGCACCCTTTCCGGTGAGCATGGGATCGGGACATTGAAAGCCCCTTACCTGAAGAGAGAATTAGGAGAAACAGGTGTGATCATGATGAAAAAGATCAAAGAGGCCTGGGATCCGAACCATATTTTAAATCCGGGCAAAATTTTTCCCCAACCGGGCCAAAACAAGGTGGTGTTAACATGA
- a CDS encoding DUF6282 family protein, which produces MSIYHPLLEGAIELHCHADPSLFPRRQTDWELIEDIKQANMAGVVIKSHESQTVDRASLIRMKEPGLHVYGGLVLNYFTGGLSPTAVDCAIRLGAKMIWMPTFSAAQHQCHFAKKKTRFFNSDKPLVHPQEGIRIWDENRKLLPEVHEILSLIADAGIILATGHLSAEEVHALVGAAKEHKVEKILIQHADLGIAPIPLEQQITLAKQGAIIEKCYLAVSEDFNDLTIEQMAASIRRLGPSACVLVTDYGQVHNVPVVEGLSQFVEKLLKAGIKENDIETMIVHNPRRLLGIEDAFPGE; this is translated from the coding sequence ATGTCCATTTACCATCCTCTGTTAGAAGGAGCCATTGAACTTCACTGCCATGCTGATCCCAGCTTGTTTCCACGCAGACAAACCGATTGGGAGCTGATCGAAGATATCAAACAGGCCAATATGGCCGGCGTGGTGATTAAATCTCATGAATCCCAAACGGTGGACAGGGCTTCGCTCATTCGCATGAAGGAACCTGGGCTTCACGTTTACGGCGGACTGGTGCTCAATTATTTCACAGGCGGACTGTCACCAACGGCTGTAGATTGCGCCATCCGCCTGGGGGCCAAAATGATTTGGATGCCCACCTTTTCGGCAGCACAGCACCAATGTCACTTTGCTAAAAAAAAGACTCGCTTCTTCAACAGTGACAAGCCTCTTGTTCATCCGCAAGAAGGGATTCGCATCTGGGATGAGAACAGAAAACTATTACCGGAAGTGCATGAGATTCTTTCCTTAATCGCTGATGCCGGCATTATATTGGCCACCGGTCATTTGTCTGCAGAAGAGGTACACGCACTGGTCGGTGCGGCCAAGGAACACAAAGTGGAAAAAATTTTGATTCAACATGCTGATCTAGGCATTGCACCCATTCCGTTGGAGCAGCAAATCACCTTGGCCAAGCAGGGGGCTATAATTGAAAAGTGTTATTTGGCCGTCAGCGAGGATTTTAATGATTTGACCATCGAACAGATGGCTGCAAGTATCCGCCGGCTTGGCCCCTCCGCTTGCGTACTGGTCACTGATTACGGACAGGTCCACAACGTGCCTGTGGTAGAGGGGTTAAGCCAGTTTGTCGAAAAACTGCTCAAAGCTGGGATAAAGGAGAATGACATTGAGACCATGATTGTTCACAACCCGCGCCGGCTATTGGGGATTGAAGATGCCTTCCCTGGGGAATAG
- a CDS encoding sodium:solute symporter family protein, with amino-acid sequence MKAEKEKLPLEGIRVLEVGTLLAGPFSGRLLLILVGIGAAVYPHAVQRIFSARSEATLKRSLCNMAWMPFITTGLVFLIGLIGIKAFPGLENQESEQLGGIMASAIANELILFYWAMILLFGGIVAAIVSTADSALLSLSSMVSKDIYGRLVNPQASDQTKIMVGRATGAVVVFILLIIAWYQPATLYEIFILKFEVLIQVAPAFILGLYWKRLHKHAVLLGMLAGAGLAGYMTITGLRTLLGFHSGLWGLLVNVLICVVGSYLFTLSAKEQQRSEKIMSV; translated from the coding sequence ATGAAAGCAGAAAAGGAAAAGTTGCCGCTGGAAGGCATTCGGGTTTTGGAAGTGGGAACCCTGCTGGCTGGTCCGTTTTCAGGACGTTTGTTATTGATACTGGTGGGCATCGGGGCCGCTGTTTATCCCCATGCGGTACAACGGATTTTTAGTGCCAGAAGTGAAGCGACCTTGAAACGATCGCTGTGCAACATGGCCTGGATGCCGTTTATCACAACAGGTCTTGTCTTCCTGATCGGTTTGATTGGCATCAAAGCTTTTCCAGGTCTGGAGAACCAAGAATCGGAACAGCTGGGGGGCATAATGGCCAGCGCCATTGCCAATGAGCTCATCCTGTTTTATTGGGCCATGATTTTGCTGTTTGGGGGTATTGTGGCCGCTATTGTATCAACCGCTGATTCTGCTCTGTTAAGTCTCTCATCTATGGTGTCCAAAGACATCTATGGCCGCCTGGTCAACCCCCAGGCTTCAGACCAAACCAAAATCATGGTCGGGCGTGCCACAGGTGCCGTGGTGGTCTTCATTTTACTGATTATTGCCTGGTATCAGCCGGCTACACTGTATGAGATTTTTATCTTGAAATTTGAAGTGTTGATTCAAGTGGCCCCAGCCTTTATTTTAGGATTATACTGGAAGCGTCTTCATAAGCATGCGGTCCTGCTGGGCATGTTAGCAGGAGCAGGGCTTGCCGGTTACATGACCATCACCGGTTTAAGAACACTATTAGGTTTTCACAGTGGATTATGGGGGTTATTAGTTAATGTGCTGATCTGTGTGGTGGGCAGTTATCTGTTTACGCTGAGTGCCAAGGAACAACAACGTTCGGAAAAAATCATGTCCGTTTAA